A single Staphylococcus muscae DNA region contains:
- the vraR gene encoding response regulator transcription factor VraR codes for MTIKVLFVDDHEMVRIGISSYLSTQSDIEVVGEGGSGREAIEKAHELNPDVILMDLVMTDMDGVEATAQIKKDLPGIKVVMLTSYIEDKEVYRALDAGVDSYILKTTSASDIASAIRKTNLGESVFEAEVLVKMRNRMKQRAELYEMLTEREMEILLLIAKGYSNQEIASASHITIKTVKTHVSNILSKLEVQDRTQAVIYAFQHGLIE; via the coding sequence ATGACGATTAAAGTGTTGTTTGTAGACGATCATGAGATGGTTCGGATTGGTATTTCGAGCTATCTTTCTACACAATCAGATATTGAAGTTGTAGGAGAAGGTGGATCGGGTAGAGAAGCGATTGAAAAAGCGCACGAATTAAATCCAGATGTAATTTTGATGGATCTAGTCATGACAGATATGGATGGTGTTGAAGCAACAGCACAAATTAAAAAAGATTTACCCGGGATTAAAGTAGTGATGCTGACGAGCTACATAGAGGATAAAGAGGTCTATCGTGCATTGGACGCTGGTGTGGACAGTTATATTCTGAAAACAACGAGTGCGAGTGACATTGCGTCTGCAATTCGTAAAACGAATCTCGGCGAGTCGGTATTCGAGGCGGAAGTATTAGTAAAAATGCGTAATCGTATGAAGCAACGTGCGGAGCTTTATGAAATGTTGACAGAACGAGAGATGGAAATATTATTGCTGATTGCAAAAGGGTATTCTAACCAAGAGATTGCAAGTGCATCACATATTACAATCAAGACCGTTAAAACACATGTGAGTAACATATTGAGTAAATTAGAAGTGCAAGATCGCACACAGGCAGTCATATATGCCTTCCAACATGGACTTATCGAATAA
- a CDS encoding YihY/virulence factor BrkB family protein, producing MSEKQESSEGIVDKIKHKIDSHKDDDTGNNPDRKGDGTGEIEPDHHFVKPQPFQSKEAPKDNETFFVSRINKPVKYSDRPSFIKYLIYRIGKDDASGLAAQLAYYFMLSLFPMLIFILSLVPLFNIDRKTIVNQISENAPADAASIVTSIIDDIMGNASGSILSIGLILALWTASNGMTALMNSFNVAYDVEDSRNFFVSKALAVTFTLILGITLPITMVLFTFGEQIGNLLFGPLGLDEQVRWIFSLLRTALPVVAIFITFTVLYTAAPNVKIKLKSVLPGALFSTVVWILGTLAFGYYVSNFGNYSKTYGSIGGVIVLMLWLYITGFILIIGAEINAIIHQRKVVKGKTPEEQTYDELEAENEQDLAKSYNNYDTQADSTDEQQHSADVQVQSPQNDYQEPEKAERENDGYSRDIKTK from the coding sequence ATGTCAGAAAAACAAGAATCATCTGAAGGTATTGTAGACAAGATTAAGCATAAAATCGATAGTCATAAAGATGATGACACAGGCAACAACCCAGATCGTAAAGGCGATGGCACAGGTGAGATCGAACCCGATCATCACTTTGTCAAACCACAACCTTTCCAATCTAAAGAAGCACCGAAAGACAATGAAACATTTTTCGTTTCACGTATTAACAAACCCGTCAAATATTCAGATAGACCCAGTTTTATTAAATATTTGATCTATCGTATTGGTAAAGATGATGCGTCTGGTTTAGCAGCACAACTTGCATATTATTTCATGCTATCGCTATTCCCAATGCTTATTTTCATCTTATCGCTCGTACCACTTTTTAATATTGATCGCAAAACAATTGTGAATCAAATCTCTGAAAATGCACCTGCTGATGCCGCTTCTATTGTGACATCAATCATCGATGATATTATGGGTAATGCAAGTGGGAGCATTTTATCAATCGGTTTGATTTTAGCACTATGGACTGCTTCAAACGGTATGACAGCATTGATGAATTCTTTCAACGTAGCCTATGACGTTGAAGACAGCCGAAATTTCTTCGTTTCGAAAGCATTAGCTGTTACTTTTACGTTAATCTTAGGAATCACATTACCAATTACAATGGTACTTTTCACATTTGGCGAACAAATTGGTAATCTCTTATTCGGACCACTCGGCCTTGATGAACAAGTTCGATGGATATTTAGCCTATTGCGTACAGCATTGCCAGTCGTTGCAATCTTTATTACATTCACTGTACTCTACACAGCAGCACCAAACGTAAAAATCAAATTAAAATCTGTACTACCAGGGGCCCTTTTCTCAACAGTTGTTTGGATTTTAGGGACACTCGCATTCGGTTACTATGTTTCTAACTTTGGTAACTATTCAAAAACATATGGTAGTATCGGGGGCGTTATCGTATTGATGTTATGGCTCTATATTACAGGCTTTATTTTAATTATTGGTGCCGAGATCAATGCTATTATTCATCAACGTAAAGTTGTAAAAGGAAAAACGCCTGAAGAACAAACATATGATGAGTTAGAAGCAGAAAACGAACAAGATCTTGCAAAATCATATAACAATTATGATACACAAGCAGACTCAACAGATGAACAACAGCATAGTGCTGATGTTCAGGTGCAATCACCACAAAATGATTATCAAGAACCTGAAAAAGCTGAACGTGAGAACGATGGTTATTCACGTGACATTAAAACAAAATAA
- a CDS encoding aminopeptidase, with product MTREEKLQQYAQLLVRVGMNVQPGQPVYIRTTVDAVDFTRRIVREAYEAGASDVRVKYADPILKRYAYQYEPLEFFEQEVKSFDVEERMDYANRGASNLALLTEDPDLMNGVDAEKLKATQLRYGQAFKPYMIQSQKNAFPWLVAAYPSVDWAKRVYPQLDDQEAFDTFLDDILAIVRVDGRDPVENWRIHTKQLKERAAWLNDKAYTALHFVSKGTDLRIGLPDNHIWEEPTSFTPDGQAFVANIPTEEVFTAPHCERIDGYVSNTLPLSYNGTIIDGFKLTFEQGRVVDFEAAQGEEVLRSLLETDEGARRLGEVALVPDDSPISNRNTIFYNTLFDENASCHIALGSAYAFNIKGGTEMDDETLAKHGLNDSLTHVDFMIGSADLNVYGVKADGQEEPVFENGNWVNLK from the coding sequence ATGACAAGAGAAGAAAAGTTACAACAATATGCCCAATTACTTGTACGTGTTGGTATGAATGTACAACCGGGACAGCCAGTTTATATTCGAACAACCGTTGATGCAGTAGACTTTACAAGACGTATTGTGAGAGAAGCATACGAAGCAGGGGCATCCGATGTTCGTGTCAAATACGCTGACCCTATATTGAAGCGTTATGCGTATCAATATGAACCTCTTGAATTCTTTGAACAAGAAGTGAAAAGCTTTGATGTAGAAGAACGTATGGATTATGCGAATCGTGGTGCAAGCAATCTTGCGTTATTAACGGAAGATCCAGATTTGATGAATGGTGTTGATGCTGAGAAATTAAAAGCTACACAATTACGTTATGGACAAGCTTTCAAACCGTATATGATTCAATCACAAAAAAATGCATTTCCATGGCTTGTTGCAGCGTATCCATCTGTCGACTGGGCGAAAAGAGTTTATCCACAATTAGATGATCAAGAAGCATTTGATACATTTTTAGATGATATTCTTGCGATTGTGCGTGTAGATGGTCGTGACCCAGTTGAGAATTGGCGCATCCATACTAAACAGCTGAAAGAACGCGCAGCTTGGTTGAATGACAAAGCTTATACAGCATTGCATTTCGTATCAAAAGGCACAGATTTACGAATTGGACTTCCTGACAATCATATTTGGGAAGAACCGACGAGCTTCACTCCAGATGGGCAAGCGTTCGTTGCAAATATCCCAACAGAAGAAGTGTTTACGGCACCACATTGCGAACGCATCGATGGATACGTATCTAACACGTTGCCATTAAGTTATAATGGTACGATTATTGATGGGTTCAAGCTGACATTTGAACAAGGGCGTGTGGTTGACTTTGAAGCGGCACAGGGAGAAGAAGTTTTGCGTTCATTATTAGAAACAGACGAAGGAGCACGTCGACTTGGCGAAGTGGCACTTGTTCCTGATGATTCACCGATTTCTAACCGCAATACGATATTCTATAATACATTGTTTGATGAAAATGCTTCTTGTCATATTGCACTTGGTTCTGCGTATGCCTTTAATATTAAAGGCGGTACTGAAATGGACGACGAGACGTTGGCAAAACATGGGCTAAACGACTCACTAACACACGTTGACTTTATGATTGGTAGCGCAGACTTGAACGTATATGGTGTAAAAGCTGATGGGCAAGAAGAACCTGTGTTTGAAAATGGTAACTGGGTTAATTTAAAATAG
- a CDS encoding beta-class carbonic anhydrase, translating into MTLLADILTYNQTFVANKEYEAYKATKVPAKKAVLVTCMDTRLQDLSTKALGFNNGDLKVVKNAGAMITHPYGSTMRSILVGIYALGAEEIIIMGHKDCGMGSLNVDEVMTSMQERGIKPEIFEWLQYSGIEVTDFLKGFDDVYENVQKSIEMIYNHPLFDNNVPVHGLVIDPHTGELELIHDGYKTLS; encoded by the coding sequence ATGACATTACTTGCAGATATTTTAACCTACAATCAAACTTTTGTTGCAAATAAAGAATATGAAGCTTATAAAGCGACAAAAGTACCTGCTAAAAAAGCAGTTCTCGTTACCTGTATGGATACACGCTTGCAAGACTTATCAACAAAAGCGCTTGGCTTCAACAATGGGGATTTGAAGGTCGTCAAAAATGCTGGCGCCATGATTACACATCCTTATGGTTCAACGATGAGAAGTATCCTTGTTGGTATTTATGCTTTAGGTGCAGAAGAAATTATTATTATGGGGCATAAAGATTGTGGGATGGGGAGTCTCAATGTAGATGAAGTGATGACCTCAATGCAGGAGAGAGGTATAAAGCCTGAAATCTTTGAATGGCTACAATACTCAGGCATTGAGGTGACTGATTTCTTAAAAGGATTTGATGATGTCTACGAAAATGTTCAAAAAAGTATTGAGATGATTTATAATCATCCACTATTCGATAACAACGTACCTGTTCATGGTCTTGTGATTGACCCACATACTGGAGAACTCGAACTGATACATGATGGCTATAAGACATTATCTTAA
- a CDS encoding pyruvate oxidase, with the protein MSKVKANMGVIRALEAWGIDHVYGIPGDSIDAVVDGLKTAESRIKFVHVRHEEVASLSAAAYTKLTGKIGVALSIGGPGAIHLLNGMYDAKMDNVPQLILAGQADSGQLGTKAFQEVNLPHLFEDVAVYNYQLKDSDAPRVFDIVDEAIRTAYEKNGVAVLTLPNNILNTKINADFPDTVNQSLSTVQTTSAHQIENAATLLKNSKKPVALVGLGAKHAKDEVRHLIEKLKIPTMVTLPAKTVVGDDHPYNLGNIGKIGTKPSYQAMQNADLLILIGTNYPYVNYLPQKDIKAIQIDINPDAIGHRFNINAPIVGDTKTALQLLLDAVEAVETRPFLDEMLDHKQTWDQWMQEDAQNTSEPIRPERLMDAINKVITPDSVIATDVGTSTVWSTRYLKLSTSNHFITSSWLGTMGCALPTAIASRIAFPERQVIAITGDGAFEMVMQDFATAVQYHLPMVIFVLNNQELSFIKYEQQAAGELEYGISFSDMDFAKFAELCGGIGYTLKDPEEIDAIVQTAVQQHKPVVVNVYVDPNAAPLPGKILPEEAKNYAKWAYRSLTEDGKVVIDEMPPMSTAVKRFL; encoded by the coding sequence ATGTCAAAAGTAAAAGCGAATATGGGAGTAATTCGTGCATTAGAAGCTTGGGGTATTGATCACGTTTACGGTATTCCCGGTGACTCTATCGATGCAGTCGTAGATGGATTAAAAACGGCGGAATCCCGCATTAAATTTGTTCATGTACGCCATGAAGAAGTCGCAAGTCTTTCTGCAGCTGCTTATACAAAATTAACTGGAAAAATTGGTGTGGCTTTAAGCATTGGTGGACCTGGTGCTATTCATCTCTTGAACGGAATGTATGATGCAAAAATGGATAACGTCCCACAGCTTATTCTTGCTGGACAAGCAGATAGCGGTCAGCTCGGTACAAAAGCGTTCCAAGAAGTGAATTTACCACACTTATTCGAAGATGTTGCTGTTTATAATTATCAACTGAAAGATAGCGATGCCCCTCGCGTATTTGATATTGTTGATGAAGCAATCCGCACAGCTTATGAAAAAAATGGCGTTGCCGTTTTAACGTTGCCTAACAACATTTTAAACACAAAAATTAACGCTGATTTCCCTGACACAGTGAATCAGTCATTATCAACTGTGCAAACAACATCAGCACATCAAATTGAAAATGCTGCTACACTGCTTAAAAACAGTAAAAAACCTGTCGCACTCGTAGGGCTTGGTGCCAAACACGCAAAAGATGAAGTACGTCATTTAATTGAAAAATTAAAAATTCCAACGATGGTGACACTTCCTGCAAAAACAGTTGTAGGCGATGATCATCCATACAATCTGGGGAACATCGGAAAAATTGGTACAAAACCATCCTACCAAGCAATGCAAAATGCTGACTTACTTATCTTAATTGGTACAAATTATCCGTACGTAAATTATCTACCACAAAAAGATATTAAGGCCATTCAAATTGATATCAACCCTGACGCAATTGGCCACCGATTCAATATTAATGCACCAATCGTCGGTGATACAAAAACAGCCTTGCAGTTATTATTAGATGCTGTTGAAGCAGTCGAAACACGACCATTCTTAGATGAAATGTTAGATCACAAACAAACTTGGGATCAATGGATGCAAGAAGATGCTCAAAATACATCTGAACCGATTCGTCCAGAGCGACTTATGGATGCAATCAACAAAGTCATTACACCTGATAGCGTAATTGCCACAGATGTCGGAACTTCCACTGTTTGGTCTACACGTTACTTGAAACTATCAACGAGCAATCATTTTATTACATCAAGTTGGCTTGGCACAATGGGCTGTGCGCTACCTACTGCCATCGCATCACGCATCGCCTTTCCAGAGCGTCAAGTCATTGCGATAACTGGTGACGGTGCATTTGAAATGGTAATGCAAGATTTTGCGACTGCCGTGCAGTATCATCTTCCAATGGTGATTTTTGTCTTGAACAATCAAGAGCTATCATTCATTAAATATGAACAACAAGCTGCTGGCGAACTGGAATATGGTATTTCATTCAGCGATATGGATTTTGCGAAGTTTGCTGAATTATGCGGTGGTATCGGTTATACGTTGAAAGATCCAGAAGAAATTGATGCTATCGTGCAAACAGCAGTACAGCAACATAAACCTGTTGTTGTCAATGTCTATGTAGACCCAAATGCTGCACCACTTCCAGGTAAAATTTTACCAGAAGAAGCTAAAAACTATGCGAAATGGGCGTATCGTAGCTTAACAGAAGATGGTAAGGTTGTTATTGATGAAATGCCACCTATGTCAACTGCTGTTAAACGCTTCTTATAA
- the yfkAB gene encoding radical SAM/CxCxxxxC motif protein YfkAB, which produces MALEGSLKNKITINNDPWEPYRDIEQHGQLTLSNVEFTTTNLCNMRCSHCAVGYTLQTRDPDPLPMSLILKRLDEIPTLRTISITGGEPMFSKKSIRDVVKPLLQYAKRHGIYVQMNSNLTLPLDRYLDIAEYIDVMHISHNWGTIDTFTEVGFGAMEKKPPLQARTRLFEQMLSNAQTLSEQGMFVSAETMLNKQTSPYLEKIHKEVVQTMKCQRHEVHPMYPADFASQLEVLSLVEMKKAIHHLLDIRDPNVWMLFGTLPIFPCLDSEEDAALRHRLQHAPNVSMRNDPDGRSRLNVNVFTGDVIVTDFGDETGTLANIQTDTLTSVFDKWLTSPLSKSINCHCPHVSCLGPNVLVKNMYYPQEDFKALEKQMHLQNR; this is translated from the coding sequence ATGGCTTTAGAAGGCAGCTTAAAGAATAAAATAACGATCAACAATGATCCATGGGAACCTTATCGTGATATAGAACAACATGGGCAACTGACATTAAGTAACGTTGAATTCACAACAACCAACTTATGTAATATGCGTTGTAGCCATTGTGCAGTAGGATATACACTTCAAACACGTGATCCCGATCCACTCCCAATGTCTCTTATTCTAAAAAGGCTCGATGAAATTCCAACACTTCGTACCATTTCAATTACTGGCGGAGAGCCAATGTTTTCTAAAAAATCAATTCGAGACGTGGTTAAACCATTGCTACAATATGCGAAACGTCATGGTATCTATGTTCAAATGAACTCAAACTTAACATTACCACTCGACAGATATTTAGATATCGCTGAATATATTGATGTCATGCACATATCACATAACTGGGGAACAATCGATACGTTCACTGAAGTTGGCTTTGGTGCGATGGAAAAGAAACCACCCTTACAAGCACGTACACGTTTATTTGAACAAATGCTAAGCAATGCACAAACATTGAGTGAACAAGGTATGTTTGTCTCAGCGGAAACAATGTTGAACAAACAGACATCACCATATCTTGAAAAAATTCATAAAGAAGTCGTTCAGACTATGAAATGTCAACGTCATGAAGTTCACCCAATGTATCCAGCTGATTTCGCCAGCCAGCTAGAAGTATTATCACTGGTAGAAATGAAAAAAGCAATTCATCATCTACTCGATATTCGTGACCCTAACGTATGGATGCTATTTGGCACATTACCCATCTTCCCATGCTTAGATAGCGAAGAAGACGCAGCGCTTCGTCACAGACTTCAACATGCGCCGAATGTCTCAATGCGTAATGATCCAGATGGGCGCAGCCGTTTAAATGTCAATGTGTTTACAGGAGATGTTATCGTAACAGACTTTGGTGACGAAACAGGTACACTAGCAAATATTCAGACTGACACACTTACTTCTGTATTTGACAAGTGGCTTACTTCCCCATTATCAAAAAGTATCAATTGTCACTGCCCACACGTAAGCTGCCTAGGTCCAAATGTATTAGTCAAAAATATGTATTATCCTCAGGAAGACTTCAAAGCTTTAGAGAAACAAATGCATCTTCAAAATAGATAA
- a CDS encoding low molecular weight protein-tyrosine-phosphatase, translating into MTTVAFVCLGNICRSPMAEAIMRQRLKDRNITGIEVTSRGTGDWNLGQTPHRGTQKILNTHSIPFDGIVSELFTEHDDFDYIIAMDQSNVDNIKRINPNLKGKLFKLLAFSSLSDTDVPDPYYTGNFEGVYHMIQSSCDQLIDYIVNNEGSNS; encoded by the coding sequence ATGACAACAGTTGCATTTGTATGTCTTGGTAATATTTGCCGTTCTCCGATGGCTGAAGCGATTATGCGCCAACGTCTCAAAGATCGCAATATTACTGGTATCGAAGTCACTTCAAGAGGGACAGGCGATTGGAATTTAGGTCAAACGCCTCACCGTGGGACTCAAAAAATTCTCAACACTCATAGCATTCCTTTTGATGGGATTGTGAGTGAGCTTTTCACAGAGCATGATGACTTTGACTATATTATTGCAATGGATCAAAGCAATGTGGATAATATAAAGCGTATCAATCCAAATCTTAAAGGAAAACTTTTTAAGTTATTAGCTTTTAGTTCACTATCTGACACTGATGTGCCAGATCCATACTACACAGGTAACTTCGAAGGTGTTTATCACATGATACAATCATCATGTGATCAATTAATCGACTATATTGTAAATAATGAAGGGAGCAATTCATAA
- a CDS encoding acyl-CoA thioesterase has protein sequence MTVNKKSMRESKTYKSRQVFPQDTNHLGTLFGGTLMANIDEIAAICAMKHANNTVVTASTDSVDFLLPIKNGDIVTYIAMVTYSGKSSMEVCVQIMIDDIYKGKHQLAALSFLTFVALDESGKPTPVAEVYPETDIERWFHETGEARVKRRKERREESKKTIQFLSEINQNQ, from the coding sequence ATGACAGTTAATAAAAAATCAATGAGAGAATCTAAAACGTATAAATCACGTCAAGTTTTCCCTCAAGATACGAACCATTTAGGCACATTGTTTGGCGGGACGTTAATGGCGAACATTGATGAAATTGCTGCAATATGTGCCATGAAGCATGCAAATAATACAGTTGTGACAGCATCGACAGATTCAGTGGACTTTCTTTTGCCGATTAAAAACGGAGATATCGTAACCTATATCGCAATGGTGACGTATTCAGGTAAGTCTTCAATGGAAGTATGCGTTCAAATTATGATTGATGACATTTACAAAGGTAAACACCAGCTAGCAGCATTGAGCTTTTTAACTTTTGTTGCACTTGATGAATCAGGTAAGCCTACGCCGGTTGCTGAAGTCTATCCTGAAACTGATATTGAACGTTGGTTCCATGAGACTGGGGAAGCACGTGTAAAGCGTCGTAAAGAGCGCCGTGAAGAAAGTAAAAAGACGATACAATTTTTATCAGAAATTAATCAAAACCAGTAA
- a CDS encoding type 1 glutamine amidotransferase domain-containing protein: MTKQVAVLLADEFEDIELTSPAEAIEAAGHKVVIIGDTEGATINGKHGEKAVADVSIADAKPEDYDALLLPGGFSPDHLRGDEEGRYGKFATHFMTADLPVFAICHGPQILIDTDALTNRTVTAVLNVRKDLQNAGATVVDQSVVVDRNIVTSRTPDDLDDFNREIQNQLK; encoded by the coding sequence ATGACGAAACAAGTTGCAGTATTATTAGCAGATGAATTTGAGGATATCGAATTAACAAGTCCAGCGGAAGCGATTGAAGCAGCAGGACATAAAGTCGTCATTATTGGTGATACAGAAGGTGCAACAATTAATGGTAAGCATGGCGAGAAAGCAGTTGCTGATGTAAGCATTGCAGACGCAAAACCGGAAGATTATGATGCGTTGCTATTACCTGGTGGATTTTCACCTGACCATTTACGTGGTGATGAAGAAGGACGTTACGGAAAATTCGCTACGCACTTTATGACAGCTGATTTACCTGTATTTGCTATTTGTCATGGACCACAAATTCTTATTGATACAGATGCGTTGACTAATAGAACAGTAACAGCAGTACTTAATGTTCGTAAAGACTTACAAAATGCAGGTGCAACAGTTGTGGATCAATCTGTTGTTGTAGATCGCAACATTGTAACAAGCCGTACACCTGATGATTTAGATGACTTTAACCGCGAAATTCAAAATCAATTAAAATAA
- a CDS encoding DUF1128 family protein — MEKDIATMILAIRDRLNLVNPGLIDPDYYSDSHREDIEDIYTYVMSKDTFTPQEITGITEALGELRQS, encoded by the coding sequence ATGGAAAAAGATATTGCAACAATGATTTTAGCGATTCGAGACCGTTTAAATTTAGTAAATCCTGGCTTGATCGATCCGGATTATTATTCTGACTCACATCGAGAAGACATAGAAGATATTTATACGTATGTGATGTCGAAAGATACATTCACACCCCAAGAAATAACTGGTATTACTGAAGCGTTAGGGGAACTACGTCAATCATAA
- a CDS encoding SE1561 family protein: protein MKEPQTINQVKERLSQFIEEMSHVNPDEVEVADIDEWIALLDQLEEKVNQLRH, encoded by the coding sequence ATGAAAGAACCACAAACAATCAATCAAGTGAAGGAACGCTTATCACAATTCATCGAGGAAATGTCACATGTTAACCCAGATGAAGTAGAAGTGGCAGATATTGATGAATGGATTGCGTTGTTAGATCAACTTGAAGAAAAAGTAAATCAATTACGTCATTAA